Proteins from a genomic interval of Rhodothermales bacterium:
- a CDS encoding T9SS type A sorting domain-containing protein, with the protein MAARIGESAKSTVRLRQAPGRSRLKKNTSIQPALLQKADTTGVDLATSSAPAGCLLIILASLIPNLALGQGVVYVDRDATGASDGSSWRDAFVSLQDALAIAEPGGQVWIAEGEYRVDQGFGIAEGDRTALFEPTAGVSLLGGFSGTEADSSDRVLGPEATVLTGDLGENDPNGVVPDPAEAAFTDNAPRVLRLIGAEGFPSLLDRLTITGGVGTSQNDTAVLVQAPCILRNVSIVANAGFRAAFLSECDVDGLTAIRNRSAQRGSIGVSGPITISDAEFIGNVAEEGGGGLYIAAGPATVSRSAFVGNQAFNGGAILVNGSVTLISVRFISNQATCNGGAVAIGEFSAVSAHNSLFASNTAWADCSFSHGAGAISVAYASLDVANTTFVGNSARYPGDVISSTGGKVTLHNSILQGNGSITQHDLTFEMDTVLSDSTELAYVVHDEPNLGQVRPIGPVRFARVGFPAAIGRDGLPGTLDDDYTPNSHSAGLDWGSNGLIPSDVADLDSDGDIDEAIPLDLNGNPRILGAQVDVGAFETPAATGTDVHPQPASTCQFELYPNPTSDSVWLSGTAGRIGRISLYDSTGRRYGTWNGPSIDLSESPPGLYLIRIETISAQTVCTKTVLKQ; encoded by the coding sequence GTGGCGGCACGGATTGGAGAATCGGCAAAGTCTACGGTCCGACTCAGGCAAGCCCCCGGGAGGTCCAGGCTGAAGAAGAACACGAGCATCCAACCAGCCCTGCTTCAAAAGGCTGACACGACAGGGGTCGACTTAGCCACCAGCTCCGCCCCAGCGGGGTGCCTGCTGATCATTCTGGCTTCACTGATCCCGAATCTTGCCCTTGGGCAGGGCGTGGTCTACGTGGACCGCGACGCCACAGGAGCCAGCGATGGTAGCTCATGGAGGGACGCATTCGTCTCGCTTCAGGACGCGCTGGCCATCGCGGAACCCGGGGGGCAGGTTTGGATCGCCGAGGGCGAGTACCGGGTCGACCAAGGGTTTGGAATAGCTGAAGGCGACCGGACTGCGCTGTTCGAGCCAACCGCGGGCGTGTCCCTGTTGGGCGGCTTCAGCGGTACGGAAGCGGATTCTTCAGACCGAGTACTGGGGCCAGAGGCAACCGTGTTAACTGGTGACCTCGGTGAGAACGATCCCAATGGCGTCGTCCCTGACCCTGCGGAAGCCGCATTTACGGACAACGCACCACGCGTGCTGCGACTCATCGGAGCGGAGGGCTTTCCGTCGCTGTTGGATCGTTTGACGATTACCGGAGGCGTTGGGACCAGTCAAAATGATACAGCGGTGCTGGTGCAAGCCCCTTGCATCCTGCGAAACGTCTCCATCGTCGCCAACGCGGGCTTTCGGGCCGCCTTTCTTTCGGAGTGTGACGTGGATGGGCTGACCGCCATCCGGAATCGATCTGCCCAGAGAGGCTCCATCGGGGTATCCGGTCCCATCACCATCTCAGATGCTGAGTTCATCGGAAACGTTGCCGAGGAGGGGGGAGGAGGGTTGTATATCGCCGCCGGGCCGGCAACTGTTTCACGGTCAGCCTTCGTCGGAAACCAGGCCTTCAACGGTGGCGCCATACTGGTCAATGGCTCGGTTACCCTGATTTCCGTTCGATTCATCTCGAACCAGGCAACCTGCAACGGGGGTGCAGTTGCGATCGGGGAGTTCTCCGCGGTGTCCGCTCACAACTCGCTGTTCGCTTCCAACACTGCTTGGGCTGATTGCTCTTTCAGTCATGGTGCTGGCGCCATCTCCGTGGCGTACGCCTCGTTGGATGTCGCAAACACAACATTTGTTGGCAACTCGGCCCGGTATCCCGGCGATGTGATCTCGTCCACAGGCGGGAAGGTCACGTTGCACAATTCGATACTTCAGGGGAACGGTTCAATCACTCAGCACGACCTGACATTCGAGATGGATACCGTCCTCAGTGATTCGACCGAGTTGGCCTACGTGGTCCACGATGAGCCCAATCTTGGGCAGGTTCGACCTATCGGGCCCGTCAGATTTGCCCGCGTTGGTTTTCCGGCCGCGATAGGCAGGGACGGTCTGCCTGGGACCCTGGACGATGACTACACGCCAAACAGCCATTCAGCAGGCCTCGACTGGGGGAGTAATGGCCTTATTCCTTCTGATGTCGCCGATCTAGACTCGGACGGCGACATCGACGAGGCCATCCCACTTGACCTGAATGGCAATCCCAGAATTCTGGGCGCGCAAGTGGATGTCGGCGCTTTCGAGACACCGGCAGCGACTGGAACGGACGTTCATCCGCAACCGGCCTCCACGTGTCAATTCGAGCTATATCCGAATCCTACGAGCGACTCGGTGTGGCTCTCGGGTACGGCTGGCCGGATAGGCCGAATCAGTCTCTACGACTCCACGGGTCGCCGCTACGGAACCTGGAACGGTCCCTCAATCGACCTCTCCGAAAGTCCACCAGGCTTGTACCTCATCCGGATCGAGACCATAAGCGCCCAAACCGTCTGTACCAAGACCGTCCTGAAGCAATGA
- a CDS encoding right-handed parallel beta-helix repeat-containing protein, producing the protein MRLLVAGVLALFSAIPTFGQFTTGRVALVDASGLEVITYEDGDQAHVRVIDADRNLDDAETDSIVVELYSSSVSPRQATLMETEPDSGTFEGEAELTDFMLGERVRVRYDDPADSFGNARTIRDSAHYGATLISGAIGQDTTWTTDALPIVVTGDILVPADFTLTVDPGVEVLFLPLTDSMSAGQDSLRLDVSVHGGLVLRGTESEPIRFASDSELPEPGDWYGILLADSLATVEVDHVIFEHARYGLFLQSFFDTPSDTVRVSNSTFRLLEETGLHSRYSRRHLEVSGNRFQDLGGSGVRVEIGYSEATGTLTENEFHRLGGPAISIDRAARYRIEGNVISGSGGTGIHTSQVDTLLVHGTRLSDNAGGIYLDRVSVGTVRANRIEANRGWGLRLVRSQAMVDSNLVLNNATEGWAGGIYVYTDLQHPAVDSLLYNEVTGNGGEGIHNDGRGQTVAHFNNVHSNTEFDFRNDASAWDEIDARFNWWGRETTLEISELGFNPKNLLRVFDVFDNQESGLLNYSGWLLENYLHEDSVRVVRPGATDVWRAGTSELIVWNRPADDSLLMDIVLLLPNGEEEIIASDVQAQAGSYQWQIDPATPGGFTYELILRAASTTRELHRSPLFGILPATSSRTVALQSGWNLVGVPHAGPRQASMFGPGIRAMGYSSVFSEVGALEPGAGYWLHADSTLSVTMEGPSLPPFRLPVRRGWNLFSGPSCEQAAVVDDLGVLVPGSLRDFDGHLRPASMLRPGRGYWLQATAPGSVAIQCESTDPAPTPNPPEGYSTLEVTSAGITTRIYLGHAAESPAGWMQPPLPASDMFDVRLSSGGLVHRWADGRATVQLQGIGHEVRLLWHGSEPLSWTSALDVQSLMPGQTVTVSGTATAELSPTSSTGLTSVPDAFEASLPYPNPSSGTFTIDLRLPASRPVTLELFDLLGRRVDRMNLILSAGVREVEFGAGRRSGVYLYRLQVGDQTTTGSVVVAR; encoded by the coding sequence TTGCGTTTGTTAGTCGCCGGGGTTTTGGCGCTGTTTTCCGCCATCCCCACCTTCGGCCAGTTCACCACGGGACGTGTTGCGCTTGTGGACGCTTCCGGCCTCGAGGTCATCACCTACGAGGATGGAGACCAAGCACACGTACGGGTCATTGATGCGGACCGCAATCTTGACGATGCGGAGACGGACTCCATCGTGGTGGAGTTGTACAGCTCCTCGGTGTCGCCCCGGCAGGCCACGCTCATGGAAACCGAACCGGATTCGGGTACCTTCGAGGGTGAGGCCGAACTCACGGATTTCATGCTCGGCGAACGGGTCCGGGTCCGATATGACGACCCCGCCGACAGTTTTGGCAACGCCCGGACAATTCGGGACTCCGCGCACTATGGAGCGACCCTGATCTCGGGAGCGATCGGACAGGACACCACCTGGACGACCGATGCCCTGCCCATCGTAGTAACGGGAGACATTCTGGTACCGGCCGACTTCACCCTGACCGTTGACCCGGGTGTCGAGGTGCTTTTTCTCCCGCTGACTGACTCGATGTCTGCAGGCCAGGACAGTCTGCGCCTGGACGTATCGGTCCATGGGGGCCTCGTACTGAGAGGCACCGAGTCCGAGCCCATCCGATTCGCCTCCGACAGCGAACTGCCCGAGCCGGGCGACTGGTACGGCATTCTGCTCGCAGACTCGCTGGCCACCGTCGAAGTCGACCATGTGATCTTCGAGCATGCACGGTACGGTCTGTTCCTGCAGAGCTTCTTCGACACCCCGAGCGATACGGTCCGGGTATCCAACTCCACGTTCCGCCTGCTGGAAGAGACGGGACTGCACAGCCGCTACAGCAGAAGGCATCTGGAAGTCAGCGGCAACCGATTCCAGGATCTCGGAGGCTCCGGTGTGCGCGTTGAAATCGGATATTCCGAGGCAACCGGCACTCTCACCGAAAACGAATTCCACCGGTTGGGCGGGCCTGCAATCAGCATCGACCGGGCCGCACGGTATCGCATCGAAGGAAACGTGATATCGGGCTCCGGTGGCACGGGCATCCATACGTCGCAAGTGGACACGTTGCTGGTTCACGGCACGAGGCTATCGGACAACGCCGGGGGCATCTATCTGGACCGCGTCTCGGTTGGCACTGTGCGGGCCAACCGCATCGAAGCAAATCGCGGCTGGGGACTCAGACTGGTGCGGAGCCAGGCCATGGTGGACAGCAATCTGGTTCTCAACAATGCCACCGAAGGCTGGGCAGGCGGCATCTACGTCTACACCGATCTGCAGCATCCTGCCGTGGACTCGTTGCTCTACAATGAGGTCACCGGCAACGGGGGCGAAGGAATCCACAATGACGGCCGCGGCCAGACTGTGGCACACTTCAACAACGTGCACTCCAACACGGAATTCGACTTTCGGAACGACGCATCGGCCTGGGACGAAATCGACGCCCGCTTCAACTGGTGGGGCCGGGAGACCACGCTGGAGATCTCCGAGCTGGGCTTCAATCCGAAGAATCTCCTGCGCGTCTTTGACGTGTTTGACAACCAGGAGAGTGGCCTGCTAAACTACTCCGGCTGGCTGCTGGAGAATTACCTGCACGAGGACAGTGTACGGGTAGTCAGACCGGGCGCGACCGACGTCTGGCGCGCCGGCACCTCGGAGCTCATCGTCTGGAACCGGCCCGCCGACGACTCCCTCCTGATGGACATCGTGCTCCTTCTGCCCAACGGTGAGGAGGAGATTATTGCGAGCGATGTGCAAGCGCAGGCGGGATCGTATCAGTGGCAAATCGACCCCGCCACCCCGGGAGGGTTCACGTACGAACTGATTCTCCGGGCGGCATCGACAACCCGGGAGCTCCACAGAAGCCCTCTCTTCGGCATTCTTCCGGCGACGTCCTCCAGGACCGTCGCCCTGCAATCCGGATGGAATCTGGTTGGCGTTCCGCACGCCGGCCCTCGACAGGCATCTATGTTCGGGCCCGGGATTCGGGCGATGGGCTATTCCTCGGTATTCTCGGAGGTGGGTGCCCTCGAGCCGGGCGCGGGCTATTGGTTGCACGCAGACTCTACGCTTTCCGTGACCATGGAAGGCCCGTCTTTGCCACCGTTCCGGCTCCCGGTCCGCCGTGGATGGAATCTGTTCTCGGGACCGTCGTGTGAGCAGGCCGCCGTGGTGGATGACCTGGGCGTTCTGGTGCCCGGTTCACTTCGCGACTTTGACGGACATCTGCGTCCGGCATCCATGCTGCGTCCCGGCAGAGGATACTGGTTGCAGGCAACCGCGCCGGGAAGCGTGGCCATTCAATGCGAGAGCACCGATCCGGCGCCAACTCCGAACCCTCCGGAGGGTTATTCCACCCTGGAGGTGACCTCGGCCGGCATTACGACCCGGATCTACCTGGGTCATGCGGCGGAAAGCCCGGCCGGCTGGATGCAGCCCCCGCTGCCGGCCTCGGATATGTTCGATGTTCGGCTCAGCTCCGGCGGCCTCGTCCACCGATGGGCCGACGGCCGCGCAACCGTTCAGCTTCAAGGAATCGGGCACGAGGTGCGGCTGCTCTGGCACGGGAGCGAGCCACTCAGCTGGACCTCTGCCCTGGATGTACAGTCCCTGATGCCGGGTCAAACCGTCACCGTGAGTGGAACTGCAACGGCCGAGCTGAGCCCGACGAGTTCTACGGGGCTCACTTCCGTGCCGGATGCCTTCGAGGCCTCCTTGCCGTACCCGAATCCCTCGTCCGGCACGTTCACGATCGACCTCAGGCTGCCCGCCAGCCGCCCCGTGACGCTTGAGTTGTTCGATCTCCTGGGTAGACGGGTGGACCGGATGAACCTAATCCTTTCTGCAGGCGTCCGGGAAGTCGAGTTCGGCGCCGGGCGGCGCTCCGGGGTATACCTGTACCGGCTCCAGGTCGGTGATCAGACCACGACCGGATCCGTCGTCGTGGCTCGCTGA
- a CDS encoding T9SS type A sorting domain-containing protein, which produces MRLVAALIVSTCVVGAAAAQWSPVAHSSQTTVGSWRLRSVVGAPVASFGMAALRRQDLLLATDEPPELPLAVTVSTAWPNPSHDRVRLELALPSDLFVTVTVFDVLGRRVATPLSESLPAGRHVATWRPNGTPAGAYFVRISAGQVVETRPVVLVR; this is translated from the coding sequence ATGCGGCTGGTCGCCGCGCTGATAGTGTCCACCTGTGTGGTGGGAGCCGCTGCGGCCCAGTGGAGCCCGGTTGCGCATTCCAGCCAGACGACGGTGGGAAGTTGGCGATTGCGCTCCGTGGTAGGCGCACCGGTCGCCTCGTTCGGGATGGCCGCGCTTCGCCGGCAGGACCTGCTGCTGGCAACCGATGAGCCGCCCGAACTGCCACTCGCAGTGACCGTGTCGACCGCCTGGCCAAACCCGAGCCACGACCGGGTCAGGCTGGAGTTGGCGCTGCCTTCCGACCTGTTTGTTACCGTCACGGTGTTCGACGTGCTGGGTCGTCGAGTCGCCACTCCGCTTTCCGAATCGCTTCCGGCCGGACGACACGTGGCCACCTGGCGCCCGAATGGAACTCCTGCCGGTGCCTACTTCGTGAGGATCAGTGCCGGGCAGGTGGTCGAAACCCGCCCCGTGGTGCTCGTACGCTAG